The Cyclopterus lumpus isolate fCycLum1 chromosome 12, fCycLum1.pri, whole genome shotgun sequence genome window below encodes:
- the LOC117740788 gene encoding probable G-protein coupled receptor 21, whose translation MMNSSLDALNQSFPDPSNISAPFCLLAIGYSQMFTTCLLEVSIICLLTVLIISGNLVVIFVFHCAPLLSQHTTSAFIQTMAYADLLVGVSCLFPSLSLLHHLQGLDPKISCQVFGYMVSVLKSVSMVSLACVSVDRYIAITRPLTYASLVTPCRVRCCIVLIWLYSALVFLPSFLGWGKPGYHGDVVEWCAVEWRTRPAFTTFIVALLYAPAALTVCFTYVHIFKICRQHTREISERHARYRPQQLQGPGLTVGTAVYSSAVEQGQLSQPHKSQPQYQQPTSTYPDKRYAMVLFRITSVFYILWLPYILYFLLESGGIYHHPAASFLTTWLAISNSFCNCLIYSLSNSAFRKGLKRLCSFCLQRRASGSGFGVRSTKKAFVGSVEKGCGGPGYGFSHGEIGIGTTCHV comes from the coding sequence ATGATGAATTCCTCCCTGGATGCACTAAACCAGAGCTTTCCTGATCCATCCAACATATCTGCTCCCTTCTGCTTACTTGCGATAGGATATTCCCAAATGTTCACCACCTGCCTCCTTGAAGTCTCTATCATTTGTCTTCTCACTGTTCTCATTATTTCTGGTAACCTGGTGGTGAtttttgtgtttcactgtgCCCCCTTGCTTAGCCAGCACACCACCAGTGCTTTCATTCAGACTATGGCGTACGCTGATCTGCTGGTGGGGGTCAGCTGCCTGTTCCCCTCCCTgtccctcctccatcaccttcaGGGTCTCGACCCGAAAATCTCCTGCCAGGTGTTCGGGTACATGGTGTCTGTTTTGAAATCAGTTTCAATGGTGTCGTTGGCGTGTGTGAGTGTAGACCGCTACATTGCCATCACACGACCCCTGACTTATGCATCCTTGGTGACACCTTGTCGAGTGCGATGCTGCATCGTTCTAATATGGTTGTACTCTGCTCTGGTGTTTCTCCCATCGTTTCTTGGGTGGGGGAAACCTGGTTACCACGGGGATGTGGTGGAGTGGTGCGCGGTTGAGTGGAGGACTCGTCCGGCGTTCACCACCTTTATAGTTGCGCTGCTCTACGCCCCAGCCGCCCTCACAGTTTGCTTCACCTACGTCCACATCTTCAAGATCTGCAGACAGCACACCCGGGAGATCAGCGAGCGCCACGCACGTTACCGGCCCCAACAATTGCAGGGCCCGGGATTGACTGTGGGAACTGCAGTCTACAGCAGTGCAGTAGAACAAGGGCAGTTGTCCCAACCACACAAATCCCAACCACAGTATCAGCAGCCCACATCAACATACCCAGACAAGCGTTACGCTATGGTACTGTTCCGCATTACGAGCGTGTTTTATATCCTCTGGTTGCCCTACATCCTCTACTTTCTGTTGGAGAGTGGTGGGATCTACCACCACCCTGCAGCGTCATTCCTAACTACATGGCTTGCCATCAGCAACAGCTTCTGTAACTGTCTCATCTACAGCCTCTCCAACTCTGCCTTCAGGAAGGGTCTCAAACGCCTCTGCTCCTTCTGTTTACAGCGCAGAGCCAGTGGCAGTGGCTTTGGGGTCCGGAGCACCAAAAAGGCTTTTGTTGGCTCTGTTGAAAAAGGATGTGGAGGACCGGGGTATGGATTCAGTCATGGGGAAATAGGAATTGGCACAACATGTCATGTGTAG